A single region of the Acidobacteriota bacterium genome encodes:
- a CDS encoding CusA/CzcA family heavy metal efflux RND transporter: MLNRIIEWSLRNQLLVAGGLVVAVAAGVWSVRTTRIDAIPDLSDVQVILFTEFSGQAPQVVEDQVTYPITSTMLSVPYAKVVRGYSFFGFSFVYVIFEDGTDLYWARSRVLESVAGLEGRLPPGTSPQLGPDATGVGWAFMYVLNSDSRSLAELRSLQDWYLKYGLLTVEGVSEVASIGGFVRQYQVEVDPVRLRAYGLSLPVVRQAIEESNADVGGRLIEMAEREYMVRGRGYVQELRDLETIVLASGPGGVPVLLRDVANVTIGPEIRRGLADWNGEGETVGGIVVVRSGADTRATIERVKERLDELGAGMPDDVEISVAYDRSGLIERSIATLTDTLIVESIVVAVICLVFLFHFRSALVAILAIPVSVLLAFVVMRVQGLGSNIMSLGGIAISIGVLVDAAIVMVENVHRHVEEDAEAGGKQSRFDLVLRAAQEVGPTLFFSLLVITVSFLPVFTLEAQEGRLFKPLALTKTYSMAMASVVAVTVVPVLMFWLVRGRIVHEHRNPLPRLLRCVYRPLVAGAVRLRWLVIVLMLAVLGSSLVPLKRIGSEFMPPLWEGDLLYMPTTLPGVSITKAREIVQQTDRIIRSFPEVETVFGKVGRAETATDPAPLSMLETTIVLKDQDEWRPGLTPDDLIAELDRALQFPGVTNSWTMPIKTRIDMLSTGIKTPVGIKLGGPDLATLERLAEQVEAVVKPLPGTLTAYAERVMGGAYLDFDIDREAAARFGLRIADIQDTIQSAVGGMNVSWTVEGLERYPINLRYPRELRDDPEALEQILVTAPGGAQVPLGQVAAIEFRDGPPGIKSEGARPNAWVYVDLESSDIGGWIRRAREEVADKVALPPGYTLLWSGQYEYMERARDRFLLIVPLTLVLTFALLYLSTRSVIKTAFIVSAVPFSLVGSVWLLDQLDYNWSVAVWVGMIALAGLAAETGSVMLLYLDLVYNERKRRGTMDTLRDLREAVTEAAVRRVRPITMTVLTTFVALVPILWATGTGADVMKRIAAPMVGGLVTVFLGVTFVFPAMYFVWRSFGLQRAGGNAAG; the protein is encoded by the coding sequence ATGCTGAACCGGATCATCGAATGGTCGCTTCGCAACCAGTTGCTGGTTGCCGGGGGACTGGTGGTGGCGGTGGCGGCCGGGGTCTGGTCGGTGCGGACGACCCGCATCGACGCGATACCGGACCTCTCGGACGTGCAGGTCATCCTGTTCACCGAGTTCTCCGGGCAGGCGCCGCAGGTGGTCGAGGACCAGGTGACCTACCCGATCACCTCGACCATGCTCTCGGTGCCCTACGCCAAGGTGGTCCGAGGCTACTCCTTCTTCGGCTTCTCCTTCGTCTACGTCATCTTCGAGGACGGCACGGATCTCTACTGGGCACGGTCAAGAGTGCTCGAATCCGTGGCGGGGCTCGAGGGCAGGCTGCCGCCGGGCACATCACCGCAGCTCGGCCCGGACGCCACCGGCGTCGGCTGGGCGTTCATGTACGTGCTGAACTCGGATTCCCGGTCTCTGGCGGAGCTTCGCTCGCTCCAGGACTGGTACCTGAAGTATGGCCTGCTGACCGTCGAGGGGGTGTCGGAGGTCGCCTCGATCGGCGGCTTCGTGCGCCAGTACCAGGTCGAGGTGGACCCGGTCCGTCTGCGTGCCTACGGCCTTTCGCTGCCCGTCGTCCGGCAGGCGATCGAGGAGTCGAACGCCGACGTGGGCGGCCGGCTGATCGAGATGGCCGAGCGGGAGTACATGGTCCGCGGGCGAGGCTACGTCCAGGAGCTGCGGGACCTGGAGACGATCGTTCTCGCCTCCGGTCCGGGCGGGGTGCCGGTCCTGCTCCGGGACGTCGCGAACGTGACGATCGGACCGGAGATTCGCCGGGGCCTGGCCGACTGGAACGGCGAGGGCGAGACGGTCGGCGGCATCGTCGTCGTCCGCTCCGGCGCCGACACCCGGGCGACGATCGAGCGGGTGAAGGAACGCCTGGACGAACTCGGCGCCGGAATGCCGGACGACGTGGAGATCTCCGTTGCCTACGACCGCAGCGGCCTGATCGAGCGGTCGATCGCGACACTGACGGACACGCTGATCGTGGAGTCGATCGTCGTGGCTGTCATCTGCCTGGTCTTCCTGTTCCACTTCCGCTCGGCGCTCGTGGCGATCCTGGCGATTCCCGTTTCGGTGCTGCTCGCCTTCGTCGTCATGCGAGTCCAGGGACTGGGGTCGAACATCATGTCGCTGGGCGGCATCGCGATCTCGATCGGCGTGCTGGTCGATGCGGCGATCGTCATGGTCGAGAACGTGCACCGCCACGTCGAGGAGGACGCCGAGGCGGGCGGCAAGCAGTCCCGCTTCGACCTCGTTCTGCGCGCGGCTCAGGAGGTCGGGCCGACCCTGTTCTTCTCGCTGCTGGTCATCACGGTCTCGTTCCTGCCCGTCTTCACGCTCGAGGCTCAGGAAGGCCGGCTGTTCAAACCGCTCGCCCTGACCAAGACGTACTCGATGGCGATGGCCTCGGTGGTTGCGGTGACCGTGGTGCCGGTGCTCATGTTCTGGCTCGTCCGCGGCCGGATCGTCCACGAGCATCGCAATCCGTTGCCCCGGCTCCTGCGCTGCGTCTACCGGCCGCTGGTCGCGGGTGCCGTGCGTCTGCGCTGGCTCGTCATCGTCCTCATGCTCGCGGTGCTGGGTTCGAGCCTCGTGCCGCTCAAGCGGATCGGCTCCGAGTTCATGCCGCCGCTGTGGGAGGGCGACCTGCTCTACATGCCGACGACCCTGCCCGGCGTGTCGATCACGAAGGCCAGGGAGATCGTTCAGCAGACGGACCGGATCATCCGCAGCTTCCCGGAGGTGGAGACCGTGTTCGGCAAGGTGGGCCGGGCGGAGACGGCGACCGACCCGGCGCCGCTGTCGATGCTGGAGACGACGATCGTGCTGAAGGACCAGGACGAGTGGCGTCCCGGCCTGACTCCCGACGACCTGATCGCCGAGCTCGACCGGGCGCTCCAGTTCCCCGGCGTGACGAACTCCTGGACGATGCCGATCAAGACCCGGATCGACATGCTGTCCACCGGGATCAAGACGCCCGTGGGGATCAAGCTGGGCGGCCCCGATCTGGCGACGCTGGAAAGGCTGGCGGAGCAGGTCGAGGCGGTGGTGAAGCCGCTTCCGGGCACGCTCACGGCCTACGCCGAACGGGTGATGGGCGGCGCCTACCTCGACTTCGACATCGACCGGGAGGCGGCCGCGCGGTTCGGCCTGCGGATCGCCGACATCCAGGACACGATCCAGTCGGCGGTCGGCGGCATGAACGTCTCCTGGACCGTCGAGGGGCTCGAGCGCTACCCGATCAACCTGCGCTATCCGCGGGAACTGCGGGACGATCCCGAGGCCCTGGAGCAGATCCTCGTGACCGCGCCGGGCGGCGCCCAGGTGCCGCTCGGCCAGGTGGCGGCGATCGAGTTCCGGGACGGACCGCCGGGTATCAAGTCGGAGGGAGCCAGGCCGAACGCCTGGGTCTACGTCGACCTGGAGAGCAGCGACATCGGCGGCTGGATCCGCCGGGCCCGCGAGGAGGTCGCCGACAAGGTGGCGCTGCCTCCGGGCTACACGCTCCTCTGGTCGGGGCAGTACGAGTACATGGAGCGGGCTCGCGACCGGTTCCTGCTCATCGTGCCGCTCACCCTCGTTCTGACCTTTGCGCTCCTGTACCTGAGCACGCGCTCCGTGATCAAGACGGCGTTCATCGTCTCGGCGGTGCCGTTCTCGCTCGTCGGCTCGGTGTGGCTGCTCGACCAGCTCGACTACAACTGGTCGGTCGCCGTGTGGGTCGGGATGATCGCCCTGGCGGGTCTCGCTGCCGAGACCGGGTCCGTGATGCTGCTCTACCTCGATCTGGTCTACAACGAGCGGAAGCGCCGGGGGACGATGGACACCCTGCGCGACCTTCGCGAAGCCGTGACCGAGGCCGCCGTTCGACGGGTGCGTCCGATCACGATGACCGTGCTGACCACGTTCGTCGCCCTCGTGCCCATCCTGTGGGCGACGGGTACCGGCGCCGACGTGATGAAGCGGATCGCGGCTCCGATGGTCGGCGGACTGGTGACGGTGTTCCTTGGGGTGACGTTCGTCTTCCCGGCGATGTACTTCGTGTGGAGGTCGTTTGGACTGCAAAGAGCGGGCGGGAACGCAGCCGGTTGA
- a CDS encoding SOS response-associated peptidase yields MCGRYTLRSKARTVADHFELDELPDLEPRYNIAPTQDVPVVALNREGRRALGTMRWGFPRKRGGPQINLRDDTAVEAPRFRNLLSRRRCLVVADGWYEWQVQPEGSRLPHYFRLPGGGPFGFAGVWNRTPDGLACTIMTCPASEPIAPIHDRMPVIAQPPYDQWLDGPLQDPDTVGDQLETYTGELEFFPVSTRVGSYKNDYASLIEPI; encoded by the coding sequence ATGTGCGGCCGCTACACGCTCCGCTCGAAGGCAAGGACGGTAGCCGATCACTTCGAACTGGACGAACTGCCCGATCTGGAACCCCGCTACAACATCGCGCCGACCCAGGACGTTCCCGTGGTCGCACTGAACCGCGAAGGTCGACGCGCCCTGGGCACGATGCGCTGGGGCTTCCCACGAAAGCGCGGCGGTCCCCAGATCAACCTCCGAGACGACACCGCGGTGGAGGCGCCCAGGTTCCGCAACCTGCTGAGCCGCCGCCGTTGCCTCGTCGTCGCCGACGGCTGGTACGAGTGGCAGGTGCAACCGGAAGGCTCCCGGCTACCTCACTACTTCCGGCTGCCGGGCGGCGGTCCCTTCGGCTTCGCCGGCGTCTGGAACCGCACTCCCGACGGTCTGGCCTGCACGATCATGACCTGCCCCGCCAGCGAGCCGATCGCCCCGATCCACGACCGGATGCCTGTCATCGCCCAACCGCCATACGACCAGTGGCTGGACGGCCCGCTGCAGGATCCCGACACCGTGGGAGACCAGCTCGAGACCTACACCGGCGAACTCGAGTTCTTTCCCGTCTCGACGCGAGTCGGCAGCTACAAGAACGACTACGCGTCGTTGATCGAGCCGATCTGA
- a CDS encoding nucleoside hydrolase: MNLVLDCDPGLDDAVAILVAARYADLIGITTVAGNVGINRTTRNALVVAQLAGLDVPVHRGAGKSLAGEPVDGSRIHGETGLGNAVLPDLDRSEASADAVAYLCDTARSVDDLHLLAIGPLTNVALALQCDPDLRRHLAGLTIMGGSASAGNITSVAEFNIWADPEAAAIVFEKAAPVTMVGLDVTNKVVFGAEETARMRAAGRPAADLAADVTDFLRDRFRQYVGRSVVPLHDATAVIAATHPHLFERSRHPVTVEVDGEITRGMTVADLRPPALIEAIGPAQVAASDIVWDTDVDAVRELIVEAVLAF; the protein is encoded by the coding sequence ATGAACCTAGTCCTCGACTGCGATCCCGGACTCGACGACGCGGTCGCGATCCTGGTCGCGGCGCGCTACGCCGACTTGATCGGGATCACGACCGTCGCCGGCAACGTCGGGATCAACCGAACCACCCGGAACGCGCTCGTCGTCGCGCAACTCGCCGGTCTGGACGTGCCGGTCCACCGTGGCGCCGGGAAATCGCTCGCCGGGGAGCCCGTCGACGGCAGCCGGATTCACGGCGAGACCGGTCTGGGCAACGCGGTTCTACCCGACCTGGACCGATCCGAGGCTTCGGCCGACGCGGTCGCCTACCTCTGCGACACCGCCCGCTCCGTCGACGACCTGCATCTCCTGGCCATCGGCCCGCTGACGAACGTCGCGCTGGCGCTGCAGTGCGATCCCGATCTCCGCCGCCATCTCGCCGGCCTGACCATCATGGGCGGCAGCGCGAGCGCCGGCAACATCACGTCCGTCGCCGAGTTCAACATCTGGGCCGACCCGGAAGCCGCGGCCATCGTCTTCGAGAAGGCTGCCCCGGTCACGATGGTCGGTCTCGACGTGACGAACAAGGTCGTCTTCGGCGCTGAAGAGACCGCGCGGATGCGCGCCGCTGGAAGGCCGGCCGCCGACCTCGCCGCCGATGTCACCGACTTTCTGCGCGACCGCTTCCGGCAGTACGTCGGACGGTCCGTCGTTCCCCTGCACGACGCGACCGCCGTCATCGCGGCAACGCATCCCCATCTGTTCGAGCGTTCGCGTCATCCAGTCACGGTCGAGGTGGACGGCGAGATCACCCGCGGCATGACCGTGGCCGATCTTCGGCCGCCAGCCCTGATCGAGGCGATCGGCCCGGCACAGGTCGCCGCGAGCGACATCGTCTGGGACACCGACGTCGACGCGGTCAGGGAGTTGATCGTAGAGGCGGTGCTGGCGTTCTAG
- a CDS encoding efflux RND transporter periplasmic adaptor subunit produces MTNDANGFGGPLGAWLRGVAWVVGSFAAFFLLFFDPLDLHPADSWLQRTVGYHAGPMAVAIPGGEDAPAAGEREVLFYRNPMDPTITSPVPAKDEMGMDYVPVYADEAERALGAGTTVAIDPAVVQNMNVRTETAIRRDLRHEIRTVGYLEYDQERMVTVTTKYDGWVEKVHVNYVGEPVAEGAGLFEVYSPELVQTEQELLSAIRYAARFEDAPDDARLRAEALVDAARARLAFWDISPEQIARLEETGEIFRTLTVTAPAGGLVMKRMPGLEGMAVTPGMEAYHIADITSLWLSVEVFEDQVVWIRPGAEAEVTFTYFPGETIRGTVEFIEPELSERTRTLTVKIAVPNPDGRLRKGMFATVVFDPVLVPGALTIPTESVLRTGRRSVVIVALGGGRFEPREVELGQTAGGLAEVRSGVAAGEDVVTSSQFLLDSESRLRAAVQQMLDAASAPEGAAQGHEGHDMSHEGHDMEGMEHDMDHEGQAAAEAEETVDPHEAHGNHGR; encoded by the coding sequence ATGACGAACGATGCAAACGGATTCGGCGGACCGCTTGGGGCCTGGCTGCGTGGCGTGGCCTGGGTCGTCGGGAGCTTCGCCGCCTTCTTCCTCCTGTTCTTCGATCCCCTGGACCTCCATCCGGCGGACTCCTGGTTGCAGCGCACCGTCGGCTACCACGCGGGGCCGATGGCCGTTGCCATTCCAGGTGGGGAGGACGCGCCCGCCGCCGGCGAACGAGAGGTCCTCTTCTACCGGAATCCGATGGACCCGACGATCACGTCGCCCGTGCCGGCGAAGGACGAGATGGGGATGGACTACGTGCCGGTCTACGCCGACGAGGCGGAGCGGGCCCTTGGCGCCGGCACGACGGTGGCGATCGACCCCGCCGTGGTCCAGAACATGAACGTCCGGACCGAAACGGCCATCCGGCGCGACCTGCGCCACGAGATCCGCACGGTCGGCTACCTGGAGTACGACCAGGAACGGATGGTCACCGTGACGACGAAGTACGACGGCTGGGTGGAGAAGGTCCATGTCAACTACGTGGGCGAACCGGTGGCCGAGGGCGCGGGTCTGTTCGAGGTCTACTCCCCCGAACTCGTCCAGACGGAGCAGGAACTCCTCTCGGCGATCCGCTACGCGGCCCGATTCGAGGACGCGCCGGACGACGCCCGGCTGCGGGCCGAAGCCCTGGTCGACGCGGCGCGGGCCCGGCTCGCGTTCTGGGACATTTCTCCCGAGCAGATCGCGCGGCTCGAGGAGACGGGGGAGATCTTTCGCACCCTGACGGTTACCGCACCGGCCGGCGGCCTGGTCATGAAGCGGATGCCGGGCCTCGAGGGCATGGCGGTGACGCCCGGAATGGAGGCGTACCACATCGCCGACATCACCTCGCTGTGGCTTTCAGTCGAGGTGTTCGAGGATCAGGTGGTCTGGATCCGCCCGGGCGCCGAGGCGGAGGTGACGTTCACCTACTTCCCGGGCGAGACGATCCGGGGCACGGTCGAGTTCATCGAGCCGGAGCTGTCGGAGCGCACCCGCACGCTGACCGTGAAGATCGCGGTGCCGAATCCGGACGGCCGGCTGCGCAAGGGGATGTTCGCAACTGTCGTCTTCGATCCGGTGCTGGTGCCGGGGGCCCTGACCATTCCGACCGAGTCCGTCCTGCGGACGGGGCGGAGGAGCGTGGTCATCGTGGCTCTGGGCGGCGGCCGTTTCGAGCCGCGCGAGGTGGAGCTGGGCCAGACCGCCGGCGGTCTGGCCGAGGTCCGCTCGGGCGTCGCGGCGGGCGAGGACGTCGTCACGTCGTCCCAGTTCCTGCTCGACTCGGAGTCCAGGCTGCGGGCGGCGGTCCAGCAGATGCTGGACGCGGCCTCGGCGCCGGAGGGCGCGGCCCAGGGGCACGAAGGCCACGACATGAGCCACGAGGGCCACGACATGGAGGGGATGGAGCACGACATGGACCACGAGGGTCAAGCGGCGGCCGAGGCTGAGGAAACCGTGGACCCGCACGAAGCCCACGGCAACCACGGGCGCTGA
- a CDS encoding serine hydrolase has translation MTRRTNAFFFGLLLVSAVCFAVQDVPSIPGDDEIRQILVNRIDEQKRSVGIVVGVVEPGGRRVVAHGQLATDNPADVDGNTVFEIGSITKVFTAILLADLAGEGALELETPVQRLLGPDVTVPTRNGAEITLLHLTTHSSGLPRMPNNFRPADAGNPYADYTVAQLYEFLSSHDLERDIGEAVEYSNLGTGLLGHALALSQETDYESLVSERLLEPLGMSDTSITLSPSQRERLAIGHSVQLRPVANWDLPTLAGAGALRSTVNDMLTFVEANLGLGESPLQEEMTETHRSRRDFPAPGMRIGLGWVIRGGHGRDLHWHNGGTGGYRSFLGLDLESRTGVVVLSNSGDSVDDLGFHLLEQGYRLVVPPAFRTVVEVDPALFDDYAGRYQLAENMVFTVTRQGDRLFVQLTGQPSFEVFPESETKYFYRVVDAQITFGRSDDGTVDHLVLHQNDMDQRADRLTDG, from the coding sequence ATGACCAGACGCACCAACGCTTTCTTCTTCGGACTCCTGCTGGTGTCCGCGGTCTGCTTCGCGGTTCAGGACGTTCCCTCGATCCCCGGCGATGACGAGATTCGCCAGATCCTGGTGAACCGGATCGACGAGCAGAAGCGGAGCGTCGGCATCGTGGTCGGTGTTGTCGAACCGGGCGGCCGGCGCGTGGTCGCTCACGGTCAGCTTGCGACCGACAACCCGGCCGACGTAGATGGCAACACCGTGTTCGAGATCGGCTCGATCACCAAGGTCTTCACCGCGATCCTCCTGGCGGACCTGGCGGGGGAGGGCGCACTGGAGCTCGAGACGCCGGTGCAGCGGCTGCTCGGGCCGGACGTCACCGTGCCGACGCGGAATGGCGCGGAGATCACGTTGCTGCACCTGACGACGCACAGCTCGGGACTGCCGCGGATGCCGAACAACTTCCGGCCAGCCGATGCGGGGAACCCGTACGCGGACTACACGGTCGCCCAGCTCTACGAGTTCTTGTCGTCCCACGACCTGGAGCGAGACATCGGCGAGGCGGTCGAGTACTCGAATCTCGGTACCGGTCTCCTGGGACACGCCCTCGCTCTGAGCCAGGAGACGGACTACGAGAGCCTGGTGTCTGAACGGCTTCTCGAACCACTCGGGATGTCGGACACGTCGATCACGCTGTCGCCGTCCCAGCGGGAACGCCTGGCCATTGGCCACAGCGTGCAACTCCGGCCCGTCGCGAATTGGGATCTTCCAACCCTCGCGGGCGCCGGCGCGCTGCGCTCGACGGTGAACGACATGTTGACCTTCGTCGAGGCGAATCTCGGTCTGGGCGAGTCGCCGTTGCAGGAAGAGATGACGGAGACCCATCGGTCGCGCCGCGACTTTCCGGCGCCCGGCATGCGCATCGGCCTCGGCTGGGTCATCCGCGGCGGCCACGGGCGTGACCTCCACTGGCACAACGGCGGCACCGGCGGCTATCGCTCGTTTCTCGGCTTGGACCTCGAATCGCGGACCGGCGTCGTCGTGCTGTCGAACTCCGGCGACAGTGTCGACGACCTGGGATTCCACCTGCTGGAGCAGGGCTACCGGCTCGTCGTGCCTCCGGCGTTCCGGACGGTCGTCGAGGTCGATCCGGCGCTCTTCGACGACTACGCCGGCCGCTATCAGCTCGCCGAAAACATGGTGTTCACGGTGACCCGGCAGGGCGATCGGCTGTTCGTCCAACTCACGGGGCAGCCCAGCTTCGAGGTGTTCCCTGAATCCGAGACGAAGTACTTCTACCGCGTCGTCGACGCGCAGATCACGTTCGGACGAAGCGACGACGGTACCGTCGATCATCTGGTGCTGCACCAGAACGACATGGATCAGCGGGCGGACCGGCTGACCGACGGCTAG
- a CDS encoding PQQ-dependent dehydrogenase, methanol/ethanol family, giving the protein MSEATATSRWTVCPLLLLVLLAAACGGDADVAPTAGNVDDERIMRAAEDEPGSWLTYGQTYKEQRFSTLDQITRENVGNLKLAWSKPIGGRSERMQGTPLVVDGVMYATNGWGVIYALDPATGEEIWTHDPQTDRTYVKYSCCGGVANRGVAVYRGKVYVALFDGRLVAVDAATGEEVWDVDTWHPSALGRFNITGAPRAAAGKVFIGQGSSESGKRRGYVSAYDAETGELAWRFYLVPGDPSKPFEHPEMEMAAKTWGGEWWKMGGGGTAWNSLVYDEELNLLYIGVGNGAPWSRQVRSPGGGDDLFLTAIVAVDADTAEMKWYYQTVPGDNWDYSSAMDIALGELTVDGVDRKVLLQAPKNGFFYVIDRETGELLRAHPYTDRIDWATHVDMETGRPIENPDVVFEEKPQWITPANAGAHNWEPMSWDAERGVMYFYYHDYANFYALPEEFVETGTYTIRPWGLSLGVASGAYRSKLEQEAEPQPENRGFLVAFDPLSGEKVWENRLPSIFNGGVLATTTGVLFHGGGGGDFNAYDKDTGEELWEFDAYGSFTSSIITYMESGTQYVATMVSGSTRYDRPGELLIFSLDGEATLAEPPERDYSIPELPPLTASAETIERGNTLYHEHCALCHRGLGQTSIVAAASPELRRMSPEVHADFMAIVQDGLLPLGMPGYAELFDEDATIAIHQFVISKAMELRDAQ; this is encoded by the coding sequence ATGAGCGAAGCGACCGCAACGTCACGGTGGACCGTGTGCCCCCTCCTTCTCCTTGTCCTGCTGGCGGCCGCCTGCGGCGGGGACGCGGACGTGGCGCCGACGGCCGGCAACGTCGATGACGAGCGGATCATGCGCGCGGCCGAAGACGAGCCCGGGAGCTGGCTGACCTACGGCCAGACCTACAAGGAGCAGCGCTTCTCCACCCTCGACCAGATCACCCGCGAGAACGTCGGGAATCTGAAGCTCGCCTGGTCCAAGCCGATCGGCGGCCGCTCCGAGCGGATGCAGGGCACGCCGCTCGTCGTCGACGGGGTCATGTACGCGACGAACGGCTGGGGCGTGATCTATGCGCTGGACCCGGCCACGGGCGAGGAGATCTGGACGCACGACCCGCAGACGGACCGCACCTACGTCAAGTACTCCTGCTGCGGCGGCGTCGCGAACCGCGGCGTCGCGGTCTACAGGGGCAAGGTCTACGTCGCCCTGTTCGACGGCCGGCTGGTCGCGGTCGACGCGGCGACCGGCGAGGAGGTCTGGGACGTCGACACCTGGCATCCCTCGGCGCTCGGTCGCTTCAACATCACCGGCGCCCCGCGCGCCGCGGCGGGAAAGGTGTTCATCGGCCAGGGCAGCTCGGAGAGCGGCAAACGGCGAGGCTACGTCTCCGCCTACGACGCCGAGACCGGCGAACTGGCTTGGCGCTTCTACCTGGTGCCGGGCGACCCGTCCAAGCCGTTCGAACACCCCGAGATGGAGATGGCGGCGAAGACCTGGGGAGGCGAGTGGTGGAAGATGGGCGGCGGCGGCACCGCCTGGAACTCCCTGGTCTACGACGAGGAGCTGAACCTGCTCTACATCGGCGTCGGCAACGGCGCACCCTGGTCGCGCCAGGTCCGCTCACCCGGAGGCGGCGACGACCTGTTCCTGACCGCGATCGTCGCGGTCGACGCCGACACCGCCGAGATGAAGTGGTACTACCAGACGGTTCCCGGCGACAACTGGGACTACAGCTCGGCGATGGACATCGCGCTCGGCGAACTGACCGTCGACGGCGTGGACCGAAAGGTCCTGCTCCAGGCGCCCAAGAACGGCTTCTTCTACGTGATCGACCGCGAGACGGGTGAACTGCTACGAGCCCACCCCTACACCGACCGGATCGACTGGGCGACCCACGTCGACATGGAGACCGGGCGGCCGATCGAGAACCCGGACGTCGTGTTCGAGGAGAAGCCGCAGTGGATCACGCCCGCGAACGCCGGCGCCCACAACTGGGAGCCCATGTCCTGGGACGCGGAGCGGGGCGTCATGTACTTCTACTACCACGACTACGCGAACTTCTACGCCCTGCCCGAGGAGTTCGTCGAGACGGGCACGTACACGATCCGGCCGTGGGGGCTGAGCCTCGGCGTCGCCAGCGGCGCTTACCGCAGCAAACTGGAGCAGGAGGCCGAGCCGCAACCCGAGAACAGGGGCTTCCTGGTCGCCTTCGACCCCCTGTCGGGAGAAAAAGTGTGGGAAAACCGTTTGCCCTCAATCTTCAACGGCGGCGTTCTCGCCACGACCACCGGCGTGCTGTTCCACGGCGGCGGCGGCGGCGACTTCAACGCCTACGACAAGGACACTGGCGAAGAGCTGTGGGAGTTCGACGCCTACGGGTCGTTCACCTCGTCGATCATCACCTACATGGAGAGCGGCACGCAGTACGTCGCCACGATGGTTAGCGGCAGCACCCGGTACGACCGGCCAGGCGAGTTGCTCATCTTCTCGCTGGACGGCGAGGCGACCCTGGCCGAACCGCCGGAGCGCGACTACTCCATCCCCGAGCTGCCGCCGCTCACAGCCTCCGCCGAGACGATCGAACGCGGCAACACGCTCTACCACGAGCACTGCGCGCTCTGCCACCGCGGACTCGGCCAGACCTCGATCGTCGCCGCCGCCTCCCCCGAGCTGCGCCGGATGTCACCGGAGGTCCACGCGGACTTCATGGCGATCGTCCAGGACGGCCTGCTGCCGCTCGGCATGCCCGGCTACGCCGAACTCTTCGACGAGGACGCGACGATTGCGATCCACCAATTCGTCATCTCGAAGGCGATGGAGCTGCGGGACGCACAGTAG